ACGGCCATCAAAGACCCTAGCGGTAAAATTGTTGATGCCTCGACCCGGCGCCCCGAAAGGGCCCAAATGATAGCAAGAAGCAGCCCCAGAAGGCTCGCGGCGAGCATGATCACGACCACGCCGGCGACTCCCGCCCAGGCCCCGATCGCCCCGAGCAGAAACGGATCACCGCCCCCCAACCCTTCGCGCCCGCGGCATTTTTGATAGGCCCACGCCGGAACGGCCAGCAAGGCATAGCCCGCAACGCATCCAAGGGCCGATCCGGCAAAAACCGATCCGGTCAAAAGAGACTCGCCGCGCGAACCGAATGCGAAGCCCGATGCAAAACCGGATGCCAGACCGGATTTTGGCCCGAATTCGAACCACGCCGACAAGGCCAGCCCGCTCGCCCCCAAAGCCAGCGTGAGCCCGCGCGGCAACCAGAAACAGCGCGCATCGAGCAGCCCGAGCGCCAGCAACTGCCACCCCAGCGCCATTGCCGGAAGCCGCTCCGGCAATGGCATCAGGGCCGCTCCCGCCCCGACCCCTGCCCCAACGATTTCCGATACAAGCTGCCAGCGGTCGAGAGCGCCCCCGCATGTCCGGCAACGCCCTCGCAAGGCGAGCCAGGCCAGAACCGGGACCAGTTCCAGCCCATGGAGACGACGCCCGCAATGGTCGCAGGCCGAAGGCGCACGCACGATGTCACGCCCCTGTGGCAGGCGCTGGACGAGCGTGCCGATGAACGAGCCGACAATTGCCCCCAGAACGGAGCAGATTGTCACGGAAAGCCAACCCCATTCCTCTCCCAAACCGCCCCCCCTTTCGCCCCGGCCTTCCCCCCGAAGCGCCCCCGAAACGACATTACAAAACGATGCCCGATGTTTCGGAACGATGATTTCGTTCAAAAATTTTCTCGCGGTCCGGTCGCATCCGGTGCACCCTACGACCTGATGCCGAATTGCATTCGTCCCGCTCTGAGCTTACATCGGGCGCAACAAACACAAGCTACCATTTCGTCCGCCCCCCGCGGCGAAACTCCGGCACTGGAAGGACCTGATACATATGGCGCAGTTTTCCATCGCAGACCCCATCGTGATCCTGAGCTATGCCCGTACCCCCATGGGCAGCATGCAAGGCGCTCTGGCCGACGTGACCGCCACCGAACTGGGCGCCACTGCGGTCAAGGCCGCCGTGGAGCGCGCGGGCGTCGATGGCGCGCAAGTCGAGCGCATCTACATGGGCTGCGTGCTGCCCGCAGGGCTCGGCCAGGCGCCCGCACGCCAGGCAGCGATCAAGGCCGGCCTGCCCAAGTCGGTCGAGGCGACGACCGTCAACAAGGTCTGCGGCTCGGGCATGCAGACGGTGATCATGGCTTCCGAGGCGCTGGCGGCTGGCAGCATCGACCTTGCCATCGCCGGTGGCATGGAATCGATGACCAACGCGCCCTACCTTCTCAAGAAGCATCGCTCGGGCGCCCGCATCGGCCACGACACGGCCTATGATCACATGTTCCTCGACGGCCTCGAAGACGCCTACGAGGCTGGCCGCGCGATGGGCACGTTCGCCCAGGAAACCGCCGATGCCTATCAACTGACCCGCGAAGGCCAGGACGACTACGCCATCGAGTCGCTGCGCCGTGCCAAGGCCGCCGTCACCGAAGGCGCCTTTGTCGGTGAAATCGCGCCCGTCACGATCAAGACGCGCGCCGGCGAAGTGACCGTCGACACCGACGAAGCCCCCGGCAAGGGCCGCCCCGACAAGATCCCCGCGCTCAAGCCCGCCTTCGCCAAGGATGGCACGATCACGGCGGCAACGTCCTCGTCGATCTCGGACGGCGCAGCCGCCCTCGTGCTTACCCGCCAGAGCGTGGCCGACGCCAAGGGCCTGACCCCGGTGGCCAAGGTCGTCGCGCTGGCCGCCCATGCCCACGAACCCAAGGATTTCACCACCGCTCCGGTCGGCGCGATCCAGAAGGTGCTGAACAAGGCGGGCTGGACCATCGACGACGTCGACCTGTTCGAGGTGAACGAGGCCTTTGCCTGTGTCGCCATGTTCGCGATGCACGATCTGGGCATCCCGCATGACAAGGTGAACGTCCATGGCGGCGCCACCGCGCTCGGCCACCCGATCGGCGCTTCGGGCGCGCGCATCATCACCACGCTGATCGGCGCGCTCAAGCGCCATGGCAAGACCAAGGGCGTGGCCAGCCTGTGCATCGGCGGCGGCGAAGCCACCGCGCTGGCGATCGAACTGGCCTGATCAGCTTCTCGCAACACCTGACAGAAAAGGGCGCCATCCTCATGGGATGGCGCCCTTTTTCTTGTCCGGCAATGCGCCGCGCTCAGGGCGTTCCCGCGCCCCAGATCGCGTCCTGCGCGACGAAGCCCTTGCGCCCGGTCACATCGAACGCGCACCAGCCATCGCGGCAATCGCCCAGAACCCCCTGCACGCCGGGCGCCACCCGCCAGAGCACGGGGCCACTGCCGTCGCGGTTCGCCCGCATCGGGGCCACCTCGCCCTTGACCAGCCCGCTGCGCGCGCGGCTGAGGAACTGGGCCAGCATCCATCCGCGAGCCCCGGCCGGGTCTTCGACAAGACGCCAGCCCCCCATCACGCGCAAAACCTTCACCGGCAGCCCCTTGCGCACATAGGTCCAGTTGATCCGGTATTCGCGGCCCGGCCCCACGCGCATGTTGGTCTGGTCCTTGGCCAGCGAGGCCCAGTAGGGCGCGGCGCCATCCTCTGCGGCATGCAGCCGGGCAGGCTGGATGGCGAGGCCCGAACCCCCGGCGCAGACAGCCAGGGCAAGCGCAAGGCGGAACGGGGCAAGGCGGAACGAGGAACGCAAATTCGGCACGGGTCACTGTCTCCACCGCGCCGCGATGAGGCGCGAGCCAACTTGCGATACAGCATTGCGGGACGAGGGCAACCGCCTGTGCCCCGCTGCGAGGCGCGATCAACAGCTATGATGGCCCTTTGTCCGGCTTGACCGCCCCCATGGCCATCGGCATAGCTGGTGCAAGGATGCCACAGCACGCTCGCCCGCAAGACTTGCGCCTCGCCCGCCGCGTAGACGGCAAACCGCGCGTGGTCGTCACGCGTCGCCTTTTGCCCGAAACACAGCGCCGGATGGCCGAGTTGTTCGAGGTGACCCTCAATGCCGAGGATCGCCCGATGTCGCACGACGCCCTGATCGAGGCCGTGCGTGAAGCCCATGTCCTTGTCCCCACGGTCACCGACCGGATCGACGCCGACGTGATCGCCAAGGCTGGCCCCAATCTGGGCCTGATCGCCAATTTCGGCGCGGGGATCGAGCATATCGATCTGGCCGCCGCGCGCGCGCGCAAGATCATCGTCACCAACACGCCGGGCGTCTTCACCGAAGACACCGCCGACATGACGATGGCCCTGATTATCTCGGTCCCGCGCCGCCTGACCGATGGCGAGCGCGAGATCCGCGAGGGGACGTGGGATGGATGGTCGCCGTCCACGCTGCTCGGCCACCGCATCGCGGGCAAGGTTCTGGGCATCGTGGGCATGGGCCGAATCGGCCAGGCCGTGGCGCTGCGCGCGCGCGCTTTCGGCCTCGCGGTCGTCTATCACAACCGCCATCGCCTGCCCCAGGCGCTCGAAGACCATCTGGGCGTGCGCTACGAGCCCGACCTCGACCGCCTCGTGCAAGAGGCCGACATTCTCTCCCTGCACTGTCCGCTCAATGCCGGGACGCATCACCTGATCGACGCCCGGCGCATCGCGATGATGAAGCGCGAAGCCTATGTCGTGAACACCTCGCGCGGCGAACTGATCGAGGAATCGGCGCTGATCGCCGCGCTGGAGGCCGGCGCCATCGGCGGGGCGGGGCTCGATGTCTTCGCCCATGAACCCGAAGCCGATCCGCGCCTCAAGCGCCTGCCCAATGTCGTCCTGCTGCCCCACATGGGCAGCGCCACATTCGAGGGACGGCTGGCCTCGGGCGACAAGGTGATCGCCAATATCCGCTTCTGGGCCGACGGCCACCGCCCGCCCGATCAGGTGATCGAAGGCTGGGCCTGATCGCTGCCCGATACGGAAAACCAGTCCACGCCGGGCAGCGCCAGACGGATCCTCCCCAATTCATTCTGGCATTTCGAATTTGTCAAAGTCTGGGCGCTAGGGGTGCCATGATGATCGATTCCAGCCCGATGCCCCCTTCATTGGCCCGTTTGCGCCGCCTGCTGGCGCTTGGCGCGCTGGCCATTCCCGCGCTGATACCCACGCTGGCCCAGGCCCAGAGCGCGCAAGATGCGCTCGCCGATGCAGCCGACAGTGGCGATACCGCATGGATGCTGGCCGCCTCGCTGCTGGCCCTGCTGCTGGTCCTGCCGGGGCTGGCGCTGTTTCATGCCGGGCGCGTGCGCGCGGCCAGCATGGTTTCGGTCTTCGCCCAGACCGGGGCT
The genomic region above belongs to Novosphingobium sp. IK01 and contains:
- a CDS encoding acetyl-CoA C-acyltransferase encodes the protein MAQFSIADPIVILSYARTPMGSMQGALADVTATELGATAVKAAVERAGVDGAQVERIYMGCVLPAGLGQAPARQAAIKAGLPKSVEATTVNKVCGSGMQTVIMASEALAAGSIDLAIAGGMESMTNAPYLLKKHRSGARIGHDTAYDHMFLDGLEDAYEAGRAMGTFAQETADAYQLTREGQDDYAIESLRRAKAAVTEGAFVGEIAPVTIKTRAGEVTVDTDEAPGKGRPDKIPALKPAFAKDGTITAATSSSISDGAAALVLTRQSVADAKGLTPVAKVVALAAHAHEPKDFTTAPVGAIQKVLNKAGWTIDDVDLFEVNEAFACVAMFAMHDLGIPHDKVNVHGGATALGHPIGASGARIITTLIGALKRHGKTKGVASLCIGGGEATALAIELA
- a CDS encoding D-glycerate dehydrogenase, coding for MPQHARPQDLRLARRVDGKPRVVVTRRLLPETQRRMAELFEVTLNAEDRPMSHDALIEAVREAHVLVPTVTDRIDADVIAKAGPNLGLIANFGAGIEHIDLAAARARKIIVTNTPGVFTEDTADMTMALIISVPRRLTDGEREIREGTWDGWSPSTLLGHRIAGKVLGIVGMGRIGQAVALRARAFGLAVVYHNRHRLPQALEDHLGVRYEPDLDRLVQEADILSLHCPLNAGTHHLIDARRIAMMKREAYVVNTSRGELIEESALIAALEAGAIGGAGLDVFAHEPEADPRLKRLPNVVLLPHMGSATFEGRLASGDKVIANIRFWADGHRPPDQVIEGWA
- a CDS encoding prepilin peptidase; its protein translation is MTICSVLGAIVGSFIGTLVQRLPQGRDIVRAPSACDHCGRRLHGLELVPVLAWLALRGRCRTCGGALDRWQLVSEIVGAGVGAGAALMPLPERLPAMALGWQLLALGLLDARCFWLPRGLTLALGASGLALSAWFEFGPKSGLASGFASGFAFGSRGESLLTGSVFAGSALGCVAGYALLAVPAWAYQKCRGREGLGGGDPFLLGAIGAWAGVAGVVVIMLAASLLGLLLAIIWALSGRRVEASTILPLGSLMAVAAWPTCLGLAMLQLRAW
- a CDS encoding SH3 domain-containing protein: MPNLRSSFRLAPFRLALALAVCAGGSGLAIQPARLHAAEDGAAPYWASLAKDQTNMRVGPGREYRINWTYVRKGLPVKVLRVMGGWRLVEDPAGARGWMLAQFLSRARSGLVKGEVAPMRANRDGSGPVLWRVAPGVQGVLGDCRDGWCAFDVTGRKGFVAQDAIWGAGTP